GGCCCGCGCCGGTTAGACTTAAGTATGACAGTCAGATGCCAATGATCTAGGCGTCACTAACAATGTAGTGTTCACTAAGGGTATCCAAGATCTGTTCCGCAGCCGTTCCGTCACCGAACGGATTTTCCCAGTCTACGTCAGTCTCAACCGCAGCCTTGACCCCAGTTGCGATTTTTGTTGGATCCACACCGACAAGTTCGTTGGCCCCTACCGTGACGGTCTCTGGACGTTCAGTGTTTGCTCTGACGGTAACACACGGGGTATCAAGAATACAACTCTCCTCCTGTACGCCGCCAGAGTCAGTCACCATCGCAGCTGCATGTTGCTCAAGATGAAGGAAATCGAGGTAGTCGAGTGGTTCCACTATTCGGATATTCTCCGGTATCGAGAACTCGAATTCAGACAGGCGCTCCTCAGCACGTGGGTGGACAGGATAGATCACCGGAAATCCGACACTGTCGGCCGCTCTTGAAACCCCCTCGATAATAGATCGAAACCGCCCTTTTACGTCGACGTTCTCGGACCTGTGGGCGGTCAAAACGAGATACTTGCCTGGAGAGATTTCGAACCTTTCGAGAACGGCACTCTCGCTTGTCGCGAGGTCGGCGTGTTGGTCCACTGCATCGACTACGGTGTTACCTGTGACAGTCACGCGGTCCGTTATACCCTCAGTGGCAAGATTCGCTGCTGCTGATTCAGTGGGTGCAAAGAGGTGATCACTTGCATGGTCTGTTAATACCCTGTTTATTTCTTCCGGCATCTTTCTGTCGTAACTCCGGAGGCCAGCTTCAATATGACCGAGTTTCGCGTCCATCTTACTTGTCACTATCGCACCGGCAAGCACAGAGTTCGTGTCTCCTTGGACTAGTACCCATGCTGGGTCAATCTCATTGAGGGCTACCTCAATTTCGCGGATCATAACACCTGTCTGTTCACCGTGGCTGCTGGAGCCGACCCCAAGATCGTAATCTGGGGGGTCGAGGTTTAACTGGTCGAAGAAAACCGAACTCAAGTTACCCGAGTAGTGTTGGCCGGTGTGTACGAGGG
Above is a genomic segment from Halomicrobium sp. LC1Hm containing:
- the wecB gene encoding non-hydrolyzing UDP-N-acetylglucosamine 2-epimerase, with amino-acid sequence MTDRQTIALVLGTRPEIIKLAPVLRELESRDHPYTLVHTGQHYSGNLSSVFFDQLNLDPPDYDLGVGSSSHGEQTGVMIREIEVALNEIDPAWVLVQGDTNSVLAGAIVTSKMDAKLGHIEAGLRSYDRKMPEEINRVLTDHASDHLFAPTESAAANLATEGITDRVTVTGNTVVDAVDQHADLATSESAVLERFEISPGKYLVLTAHRSENVDVKGRFRSIIEGVSRAADSVGFPVIYPVHPRAEERLSEFEFSIPENIRIVEPLDYLDFLHLEQHAAAMVTDSGGVQEESCILDTPCVTVRANTERPETVTVGANELVGVDPTKIATGVKAAVETDVDWENPFGDGTAAEQILDTLSEHYIVSDA